In the Alphaproteobacteria bacterium genome, one interval contains:
- a CDS encoding aryldialkylphosphatase yields MSAYPKGQIQTVSGPIAPQALGPTLMHEHIFLDIVPPELAAEERDWPELTLDNLWEIAHSSLDYAPKFRLDEPDVARAEVARVGAVGGAMVELTNTGIKPQPEAVRLVSEQTGVPIVMGSGNYVEAYQDASFASATVDQLAAEIMTQLAEGAWGSDVRSGIIGEIGCQSPWTENEQRAMCAAVVAQRESGAAITVHPGRHADQPMEVMDLIRREGGDAERTIICHIDRTIFDSERLYALADTGCVLEFDLFGMEQTHYPLADIDLPNDGARLGLIRGLFDRGHRDQVVISHDICFRTRLRRYGGHGYDHIFLSVLPLMLRRGFSQADVDTIMIETPRRLLTFQ; encoded by the coding sequence ATGAGCGCCTACCCCAAAGGCCAAATCCAGACCGTCAGCGGCCCCATCGCGCCCCAGGCTTTGGGCCCCACCCTGATGCACGAGCACATCTTTCTCGACATCGTGCCGCCGGAGCTGGCCGCCGAAGAGCGCGACTGGCCGGAACTGACGCTCGATAACCTCTGGGAGATCGCCCACTCGAGCCTCGACTACGCCCCCAAATTCCGCCTCGATGAGCCCGATGTGGCGCGGGCCGAAGTGGCGCGGGTGGGGGCGGTCGGCGGCGCCATGGTCGAGCTCACCAACACCGGCATCAAACCCCAGCCCGAGGCCGTGCGCCTAGTTTCGGAGCAAACCGGGGTGCCCATCGTGATGGGTTCGGGCAACTACGTCGAGGCCTACCAGGACGCAAGCTTCGCCAGCGCCACGGTCGACCAACTGGCGGCCGAGATCATGACCCAGCTTGCTGAGGGCGCCTGGGGCTCGGACGTGCGTTCCGGCATCATCGGCGAGATCGGCTGCCAGTCGCCCTGGACCGAGAACGAACAGCGCGCCATGTGCGCCGCCGTGGTGGCGCAGCGCGAAAGCGGCGCCGCCATCACCGTTCATCCCGGCCGCCACGCCGACCAGCCCATGGAGGTGATGGACCTGATCCGACGCGAGGGCGGCGACGCGGAGCGCACCATCATCTGCCACATCGACCGCACCATCTTCGATAGCGAGCGCCTCTACGCCCTGGCCGATACCGGCTGCGTGCTGGAATTCGACCTCTTCGGCATGGAGCAGACGCATTATCCCCTGGCCGACATCGACCTGCCCAACGATGGCGCCCGGCTGGGCCTGATCCGTGGTCTATTCGACCGCGGCCACCGTGACCAGGTGGTGATCTCGCACGATATCTGTTTTCGCACCCGGCTCAGGCGCTACGGCGGGCACGGCTACGACCACATTTTTCTCAGCGTGCTGCCGCTCATGCTGCGGCGTGGTTTTTCGCAGGCCGACGTCGACACCATCATGATCGAGACGCCGCGCCGCTTGCTGACCTTTCAGTAG
- a CDS encoding NADP-dependent isocitrate dehydrogenase, protein MAKIKVDHPVVELDGDEMTRIIWDFIKNKLILPYLDIELKYFDLSVEARDASDDQITIDATHAIQEHGVGVKCATITPDEDRVAEFDLKQMWRSPNGTIRNILGGTVFREPIICQNIPRLVPGWTKPIVIGRHAFGDQYRATDFVVKGPGKLTMTFTPADGGPAEERVVHDFPEGGVAMGMYNHDESIRGFARACMNYGLERGWPVYLSTKNTILKAYDGRFKDLFQEVFEAEFEDQFKAQKISYEHRLIDDMVAQVLKWQGAIVWACKNYDGDVQSDIVAQGFGSLGMMSSVLMTPDGKTVEAEAAHGTVTRHFREHQKGNETSTNPVASIFAWTRGLKHRAKLDQNAELGRFAETLESVCVEAIEGGSMTKDLALLVGGDQGWQTTNQFLDTLDAGLQAKMG, encoded by the coding sequence ATGGCCAAGATAAAAGTCGACCACCCCGTCGTCGAACTCGACGGCGACGAGATGACCCGTATCATCTGGGATTTCATCAAGAACAAGCTGATCCTGCCCTACCTGGACATCGAGCTGAAATACTTCGACCTCAGCGTCGAGGCCCGCGATGCCAGCGACGACCAGATCACCATCGACGCCACCCACGCCATCCAGGAGCACGGCGTCGGCGTCAAGTGCGCCACCATCACGCCCGACGAGGATCGCGTCGCGGAGTTCGATCTCAAGCAGATGTGGCGCTCGCCCAACGGCACCATCCGCAACATCTTAGGCGGCACGGTCTTCCGCGAGCCCATCATCTGCCAGAACATCCCGCGCCTGGTGCCGGGCTGGACCAAGCCCATCGTCATCGGCCGCCACGCCTTCGGCGACCAGTACCGGGCCACCGATTTCGTGGTCAAGGGGCCGGGCAAGCTGACCATGACCTTCACCCCGGCCGACGGCGGCCCGGCCGAGGAGCGCGTGGTCCACGACTTTCCCGAGGGCGGCGTCGCCATGGGCATGTACAACCACGACGAATCCATCCGCGGCTTCGCCCGGGCCTGCATGAACTATGGCCTTGAGCGCGGCTGGCCGGTCTATCTCTCGACCAAGAATACCATCCTCAAGGCCTATGACGGCCGCTTCAAGGACCTCTTCCAGGAAGTCTTCGAGGCCGAGTTCGAGGACCAGTTCAAGGCCCAAAAGATCAGCTACGAGCACCGCCTGATCGACGACATGGTGGCCCAGGTGCTGAAGTGGCAGGGCGCCATCGTCTGGGCCTGCAAGAATTACGACGGCGACGTACAGAGCGATATCGTGGCCCAAGGTTTCGGCTCGCTGGGCATGATGAGCTCGGTGCTGATGACGCCAGACGGCAAGACCGTCGAGGCCGAGGCGGCCCACGGTACGGTGACGCGCCACTTTCGCGAACACCAGAAGGGCAACGAGACCTCGACCAATCCCGTGGCCTCGATCTTCGCCTGGACCCGCGGCCTCAAGCACCGCGCCAAGCTCGATCAGAACGCCGAACTCGGGCGCTTCGCCGAAACCCTGGAAAGCGTCTGCGTCGAAGCCATCGAAGGCGGCTCCATGACCAAGGACCTGGCGCTCCTGGTAGGCGGCGACCAGGGCTGGCAGACCACCAACCAGTTCCTCGACACCCTGGATGCCGGCCTGCAGGCCAAAATGGGCTGA
- a CDS encoding LysR family transcriptional regulator has translation MDIELARTFLEISESGTFSAAAQRLNVTQSTVSMRIKALEGELGRPLFLRGRGGITLTAAGEKFRRFATTLVRVWRRARQEVALPPQYHTILTVGGQYSLWQRLLLRWIDWMRESAPEVALQAEIGPSDWLIHQLVDGMLDLAILYAPQGRPGLVVEKLVDESLVLVADRPEHGGVAEADYVFVDWGEEFAGQHGLAFPDAAPPGLSFGLGNVALEYLLDRGGAGYFPLRLVRPELDAGRLHRLSAPAFSRPAYVMYRRSDAALLNRALGGLRQAAAEESGGS, from the coding sequence ATGGATATCGAACTAGCCCGAACTTTCCTGGAAATCAGCGAATCCGGCACCTTCAGCGCCGCCGCTCAGCGCCTCAACGTCACCCAGTCGACGGTCAGCATGCGCATCAAGGCGCTGGAGGGGGAATTGGGGCGGCCGCTTTTCCTGCGTGGCCGCGGCGGCATTACCCTGACCGCGGCGGGCGAAAAGTTCCGCCGCTTCGCCACCACGCTGGTGCGGGTCTGGCGGCGCGCCCGGCAGGAGGTTGCGCTGCCGCCCCAGTACCACACCATCCTGACGGTGGGCGGGCAATACAGCCTATGGCAGCGGCTCTTGTTGCGCTGGATCGACTGGATGCGCGAAAGCGCCCCCGAGGTGGCGCTGCAGGCCGAGATCGGCCCCTCCGACTGGCTCATCCACCAGCTCGTCGACGGCATGCTCGACCTGGCAATCCTTTATGCCCCGCAGGGCCGACCGGGATTGGTGGTGGAAAAGCTGGTCGACGAGAGCCTGGTGCTGGTGGCCGACCGGCCCGAGCACGGCGGCGTCGCCGAGGCCGACTACGTCTTCGTCGACTGGGGCGAGGAATTCGCCGGCCAACACGGCCTGGCCTTTCCCGACGCCGCCCCGCCGGGCCTCTCCTTCGGCCTGGGCAACGTGGCGCTGGAGTATCTGCTGGATCGCGGCGGGGCCGGGTATTTTCCCCTGCGTCTGGTGCGCCCCGAACTCGATGCCGGTCGGCTCCACCGCCTCTCGGCGCCAGCCTTTTCGCGCCCCGCCTACGTTATGTACCGACGCAGCGATGCCGCGCTTTTGAACCGCGCGCTCGGCGGCCTGCGCCAGGCGGCGGCCGAGGAGAGCGGAGGATCTTGA
- a CDS encoding Ig-like domain-containing protein, producing the protein MRTIILISAVVAVVAAAVIARTVFFSDHETAARRPASAPAEQAATAPASPATPAPPGREKVPALKAPSFDVVRVNRHGNAVIAGRGTPGSEVTVRAQDEVVGTASVDDRGEWVLVPEKPLKPGSRQLSLEARSKSGEVKQSENVVVLAVPEPEKAVAAGSEPKAKPGAEAGADDAKPSQVIAVLTPRQGGGPSRVLQGGGQGAGDKPAAVKDSPDPTVDTVDYDKQGKLVLSGKGKPGAKLQAYIDDKPAGQVEADKSGTWTLKPEARVAAGRHRLRVERVGPGGIVLGRVVVPFRRSAPGELRLAAGEVRVTVQPGNSLWRIARATYGDGVLYTLIFNANVRQIGDPHLIFPGQVLTVPRPTTN; encoded by the coding sequence GTGCGCACGATCATTCTCATCAGTGCCGTGGTCGCGGTGGTGGCGGCAGCCGTCATCGCCAGGACGGTCTTTTTCAGCGACCACGAAACGGCGGCGCGGCGCCCGGCGTCCGCGCCGGCAGAGCAAGCGGCAACTGCGCCCGCCAGCCCCGCCACGCCAGCGCCGCCGGGCCGCGAAAAAGTGCCGGCGCTCAAGGCGCCGAGCTTCGATGTGGTACGCGTCAACCGGCACGGCAATGCCGTCATCGCCGGCCGCGGCACGCCGGGCTCCGAGGTCACGGTGCGGGCCCAGGACGAGGTGGTGGGCACGGCCAGCGTCGACGACCGCGGCGAATGGGTACTGGTGCCGGAAAAACCGCTCAAGCCGGGCTCGCGCCAGCTCAGCCTCGAGGCGCGCTCCAAGTCGGGTGAAGTCAAGCAATCCGAGAATGTCGTCGTGCTGGCGGTTCCCGAGCCCGAAAAAGCCGTGGCGGCGGGGTCGGAGCCGAAAGCCAAGCCAGGCGCCGAAGCCGGCGCCGACGACGCCAAACCGAGCCAGGTCATCGCCGTGCTGACGCCGCGCCAAGGCGGCGGCCCCAGCCGTGTCCTGCAGGGTGGCGGGCAGGGGGCGGGCGACAAACCGGCGGCCGTGAAGGACTCCCCCGATCCCACGGTCGACACCGTCGATTATGACAAGCAGGGCAAGTTGGTGCTTTCGGGCAAGGGCAAGCCCGGGGCCAAGTTACAGGCCTATATCGACGACAAGCCGGCGGGCCAGGTCGAGGCCGACAAGAGTGGTACCTGGACGCTCAAGCCCGAAGCCCGTGTGGCCGCCGGGCGTCACCGCCTGCGCGTCGAGCGCGTCGGGCCCGGCGGCATCGTGCTGGGCCGCGTGGTGGTGCCCTTCCGCCGCAGCGCACCGGGCGAGTTGCGCCTGGCGGCCGGCGAAGTCCGCGTCACGGTGCAGCCCGGCAACAGTCTCTGGCGCATCGCCCGAGCCACCTATGGCGACGGCGTTCTCTACACTCTGATTTTCAATGCCAACGTGCGCCAGATCGGCGATCCCCACCTGATCTTTCCGGGCCAGGTCTTGACGGTGCCGCGGCCGACGACGAACTAA
- a CDS encoding HlyD family secretion protein, translating into MGGYFYATSGRYVTTENAYVKTAVILVSAEVSGRVAAVAVRENQRIEAGAMLFRLDDEPFRLALKRAEARLAGVGQEIEAYRATWRRQRAELRLAQDDVAYLERETERQRRLRDKRVLSEAKFDEVRHRLGTARRRIAAIRETIALALTKLGGDPQLPASRHPHYRQVLVERDQARMALDDAEVRAPIAGIVSNLELQAGEYVKAGAALFGLVAPAPLWIEVNLKETELTHVRPGQPARVRFDAYPEREWPARVASLGAATGAEFALLPPQNATGNWVKVVQRLPLRLSLEAQPRETPLRAGMSVEVSIDTGFERPLPDIVKSALAWVHGRK; encoded by the coding sequence GTGGGCGGCTACTTCTACGCCACCTCCGGCCGTTACGTGACCACCGAGAACGCCTACGTCAAGACCGCCGTGATCTTGGTCAGCGCCGAGGTCTCAGGCCGCGTGGCCGCCGTGGCGGTGCGCGAGAACCAACGGATCGAAGCCGGTGCCATGTTGTTCCGCCTGGACGACGAGCCCTTCCGCCTGGCACTCAAGCGGGCCGAGGCGCGGCTGGCCGGCGTTGGCCAGGAGATCGAGGCCTACCGCGCCACCTGGCGGCGCCAGCGGGCCGAATTGCGCCTGGCCCAGGACGACGTGGCCTATCTCGAACGCGAAACCGAGCGCCAACGCCGGCTGCGCGACAAGCGCGTACTCTCGGAAGCCAAGTTCGACGAGGTACGTCACCGCCTGGGCACGGCCCGGCGGCGTATCGCCGCCATCCGCGAAACCATCGCCCTGGCGCTGACCAAGCTGGGCGGTGATCCCCAGCTGCCGGCCAGCCGCCATCCCCACTACCGCCAGGTGCTGGTCGAACGGGACCAGGCCCGCATGGCGCTCGATGACGCCGAGGTGCGGGCGCCGATTGCCGGCATCGTCAGCAATCTTGAGCTGCAGGCCGGCGAATACGTCAAGGCTGGTGCGGCGCTCTTTGGCCTGGTGGCGCCGGCGCCGCTGTGGATCGAGGTCAACCTCAAGGAAACCGAGCTCACCCATGTGCGCCCAGGGCAGCCGGCCCGGGTGCGCTTCGACGCCTACCCGGAGCGGGAATGGCCGGCCCGAGTGGCCAGCCTGGGCGCCGCCACGGGCGCCGAGTTCGCCCTGCTGCCACCGCAGAACGCCACCGGCAACTGGGTCAAGGTGGTGCAGCGCTTGCCGCTGCGTCTGAGCCTGGAAGCCCAGCCCCGCGAGACGCCCTTGCGGGCCGGCATGAGCGTGGAGGTCAGCATCGACACCGGCTTCGAGAGGCCGCTTCCCGATATCGTCAAGTCGGCCCTGGCCTGGGTGCACGGGCGCAAATGA
- a CDS encoding ABC transporter ATP-binding protein/permease: MTTLSSNAQAPQAQSEASRPERRGHFGTLRSLLPYLWPAGRPGLRLRVVVALCLLAAAKFANVYVPFLYKAAVDALSLENLALIVVPVGAIVAYGLARVLAQAFGELRDAVFIKVGQHAIRSVALRTFEQLHRLALRFHLERQTGGLSRAIERGTKGIQFLLTFSLFNILPTLFEILLVVGILLYNYTPWFGLLTLGTISGYIAFTLAITEWRTKFRRQMNDMDSEANTKAIDSLLNYETVKYFGNESHEARRYDASLARYEQAAIRSQTTLSYLNIGQGMIVSAGLIAVMLLAAEQVKEGIMTLGDFVLINTFLIQLYLPLNFLGFVYREIKQSLVDMEEMFKLNRVNAEINDRPGAKALKAGGGEVEFENVDFSYEAQRGILRDVSFRVPAGQTVAIVGPSGAGKSTISRILFRFYDVSSGSVRIDGQDIREVTQASLRDAIGIVPQDTVLFNDSIEYNIRYGNPGASDAEVVEAARLAAIHDFIEGLPEGYRTPVGERGLKLSGGEKQRVAIARTILKGPRILLFDEATSALDSHTEREIQAALREVSADRTTLVIAHRLSTVVEAHEILVLDQGRIVERGRHSDLLALEGHYAAMWARQQEAAVYQERLAAALG; this comes from the coding sequence ATGACAACTCTCAGCAGTAATGCCCAGGCGCCCCAGGCGCAGTCAGAGGCCAGCCGGCCCGAGCGGCGCGGCCACTTTGGGACGCTGCGGTCGCTGCTGCCCTATCTCTGGCCCGCCGGCCGCCCGGGGCTCAGGCTGCGGGTGGTGGTGGCGCTTTGCCTGCTGGCGGCGGCCAAATTCGCCAACGTCTACGTGCCGTTCCTCTATAAGGCGGCGGTCGATGCCTTGTCGCTGGAGAACCTTGCCCTGATCGTTGTGCCGGTGGGCGCCATCGTCGCTTACGGCTTGGCCCGGGTATTGGCCCAGGCCTTTGGCGAGTTGCGCGACGCCGTGTTCATCAAGGTGGGGCAGCACGCCATCCGCTCGGTGGCGCTGCGGACTTTCGAGCAATTGCACAGGCTGGCGCTGCGCTTTCACCTGGAGCGCCAGACCGGCGGCCTCAGCCGCGCCATCGAACGTGGCACCAAGGGCATCCAGTTTCTGCTCACCTTTTCGCTCTTCAACATCTTGCCGACGCTATTTGAGATCCTGCTGGTGGTGGGCATCCTGCTTTACAACTACACACCCTGGTTCGGCCTGCTGACGCTTGGCACCATCTCGGGCTACATCGCCTTCACGCTGGCCATCACCGAATGGCGCACCAAGTTCCGGCGCCAGATGAACGACATGGACAGCGAGGCCAACACCAAGGCCATCGACAGTCTGCTCAACTACGAGACCGTCAAGTACTTCGGCAACGAGAGCCACGAGGCGCGGCGTTACGATGCCTCGCTGGCGCGCTACGAACAGGCCGCCATCCGCAGCCAGACCACGCTTTCCTATCTCAATATCGGCCAGGGAATGATCGTCTCGGCCGGCCTCATCGCGGTGATGCTGCTGGCCGCGGAGCAGGTCAAGGAAGGCATCATGACGCTGGGCGACTTCGTGCTGATCAACACTTTCCTGATCCAGCTTTATCTGCCGCTCAACTTCCTCGGCTTCGTCTACCGCGAGATCAAGCAGTCCCTGGTCGACATGGAGGAGATGTTCAAGCTCAACCGGGTCAACGCCGAGATCAACGACCGGCCCGGCGCCAAGGCCCTGAAGGCGGGCGGCGGCGAGGTCGAGTTCGAGAACGTCGACTTTTCCTACGAGGCCCAGCGCGGCATCCTGCGGGACGTTTCGTTCCGCGTGCCGGCCGGCCAGACGGTGGCCATCGTCGGACCCTCGGGCGCCGGCAAGTCGACCATCTCGCGCATTCTCTTTCGCTTCTACGACGTAAGCTCCGGCAGCGTGCGCATCGACGGCCAGGACATCCGCGAGGTGACGCAGGCCAGCCTGCGTGATGCCATCGGTATCGTGCCGCAGGACACCGTGCTCTTTAACGACAGCATCGAATACAACATCCGCTACGGCAATCCCGGGGCCAGCGACGCAGAAGTCGTCGAGGCCGCCCGCCTGGCCGCCATCCACGACTTCATCGAGGGCCTGCCCGAGGGTTACCGCACCCCGGTCGGCGAGCGCGGCCTCAAGCTTTCGGGCGGCGAAAAGCAGCGCGTGGCGATCGCCCGCACCATCCTCAAGGGGCCCCGGATATTGCTTTTCGACGAGGCCACCTCGGCGCTGGATTCGCACACCGAGCGTGAGATCCAGGCGGCGCTGCGAGAGGTTTCGGCCGACCGCACCACACTGGTCATCGCCCATCGTTTGTCGACCGTCGTCGAGGCGCACGAGATCCTGGTGCTCGACCAGGGCCGCATCGTCGAACGTGGCCGCCATAGCGATTTGCTGGCGCTGGAAGGTCATTACGCCGCCATGTGGGCGCGCCAACAGGAGGCCGCGGTCTACCAGGAACGTCTGGCGGCGGCCTTGGGATAG
- the pssA gene encoding CDP-diacylglycerol--serine O-phosphatidyltransferase: MVLRSRTQRLRSLPVNSLIPNILTILALCAGLTAMRFALAEKWELAVVAIIVAGILDGLDGRLARLLKGTSKFGAELDSLSDFVSFGVAPGFVLYRWNLAELGGVGWIVVLAFAVCMALRLARFNTALDDPNKPPWAANFFTGIPAPAAGGLALLPLALSFQYGGVFFRMPVVAAVFTIFLSFMMVSQIPTYSFKKLRVRREYVLPVLLVVGLAAAVLVSYPWLTLTVLALVYLASIPLSVRSFRRQVAAAEGGEGEAADKADKAEKADKKT; the protein is encoded by the coding sequence ATGGTGCTGCGCTCTAGGACCCAAAGGCTGCGCTCGCTGCCGGTCAACAGCCTGATTCCCAACATCCTGACCATCCTGGCGCTGTGCGCCGGGCTGACGGCGATGCGCTTCGCGCTGGCCGAGAAATGGGAACTGGCGGTGGTCGCCATCATCGTCGCCGGCATTCTCGACGGCCTCGACGGGCGCCTGGCGCGGCTCTTGAAGGGCACCTCGAAGTTCGGTGCAGAGCTCGATTCGCTTTCGGACTTCGTCTCCTTCGGAGTGGCGCCGGGCTTCGTGCTCTACCGCTGGAACCTGGCCGAGCTGGGCGGTGTGGGCTGGATCGTGGTGCTGGCCTTCGCGGTTTGCATGGCGCTCAGGCTGGCGCGTTTCAACACGGCGCTCGACGATCCCAACAAGCCCCCGTGGGCGGCCAACTTTTTCACCGGCATACCGGCCCCGGCGGCCGGCGGACTGGCGCTGTTGCCGCTGGCGCTGAGCTTCCAGTACGGCGGCGTCTTCTTCCGCATGCCGGTGGTGGCCGCCGTCTTCACCATTTTTCTCTCGTTCATGATGGTCAGCCAGATTCCCACCTATTCCTTCAAGAAGCTCAGGGTGCGGCGCGAATACGTGCTGCCGGTGCTGCTGGTGGTGGGCCTGGCGGCAGCGGTGCTGGTCAGCTATCCCTGGCTGACGCTAACGGTGCTGGCGCTGGTCTATCTCGCCTCCATTCCCTTGAGCGTGCGTAGCTTCCGCCGCCAGGTGGCGGCGGCCGAGGGCGGCGAGGGGGAGGCAGCCGACAAAGCCGACAAGGCGGAAAAGGCCGACAAGAAAACCTAA
- a CDS encoding TIGR00730 family Rossman fold protein codes for MARITSLCVYCGSSPGARPAYQQAARELGTQLGERGIELVYGGGGIGLMGLVADAALAAGGRVTGIIPGHLEELEVGHGGVRLEVVPSMHARKQRMFELADAFVALPGGAGTLDESIEIITWKQLRLHDKPLVLLDIEGYWEPFQSLMNHVVAEGFARPAVADLYLVVAGVARLWPALEAAPEPRLTADAHLL; via the coding sequence ATGGCGCGCATCACTTCCCTCTGCGTCTATTGCGGCTCCAGCCCGGGGGCCCGGCCAGCTTACCAGCAAGCGGCCCGCGAGCTGGGAACACAATTAGGTGAACGCGGCATCGAGCTGGTCTACGGCGGCGGCGGCATCGGCCTCATGGGCCTGGTGGCCGACGCCGCGCTGGCGGCCGGCGGCCGGGTCACGGGCATCATCCCCGGACATCTGGAAGAGCTCGAGGTGGGCCACGGCGGCGTGCGCCTGGAGGTGGTGCCCAGCATGCATGCCCGCAAACAGCGCATGTTCGAGTTGGCCGACGCCTTCGTGGCGCTGCCGGGCGGCGCCGGCACCCTCGATGAGAGCATCGAGATCATCACCTGGAAGCAGCTACGGCTGCACGACAAGCCGCTGGTATTGCTCGACATCGAGGGCTATTGGGAGCCCTTCCAGAGCCTCATGAACCATGTCGTGGCGGAGGGTTTCGCCCGCCCGGCGGTGGCCGATCTCTACCTCGTGGTGGCCGGCGTGGCGAGGCTTTGGCCGGCCCTGGAAGCGGCCCCCGAGCCGCGCTTGACAGCCGACGCGCACCTCCTGTAA
- a CDS encoding DHA2 family efflux MFS transporter permease subunit: MSFSGAAVTPVSAPRRAMITLTLMLATIIYALDMTIANVALPHMQGSFSTTQDQISWVITSYIVATAITTLVVGRLAELMGRRRLQLLAVAGFALTSVLCGLTETLPQMVAARILQGVFGAPLIPLSQAILLDINPRHKHGSAMAIWGMGVMLGPILGPTLGGYLTDLYHWRLIFLINVPVCAVALLGAYAFVPEAEATSKRHFDWLGFASLALVIGTLQTMLDRGERLDWLESPEVLIELAIIAAALWVFFVHSASTRHPYISPLIWRDKNFALGICFALIIGVVLVATMILLPPFMQQLRGFPVLTAGLVLSPRGLGTMLAMVVVGRLVDRFDPRLLIASGFLMIAYSGWDMAGFNLEVAVADLVRTGFVQGVGLGFVFVPLSTITFATLEPRFRTEAAGFFSLCRNLGSSIGVSIVITVLTRSLRINQAELAEHLTPFAAAARLPGSPAALEGLPALALWQHEVGRQAAMIAYNNDFLLLAFGALGVVPLCFLLRRPHPLPA; this comes from the coding sequence ATGAGCTTCAGCGGCGCCGCCGTCACGCCAGTCTCGGCGCCGCGCCGCGCCATGATCACCCTGACCTTGATGCTGGCGACCATCATCTACGCGCTCGACATGACCATCGCCAACGTCGCGCTGCCGCATATGCAGGGCAGCTTCTCGACCACCCAGGATCAGATCTCCTGGGTCATCACCTCATACATCGTGGCCACCGCCATCACCACGTTGGTGGTCGGGCGGCTGGCCGAGCTGATGGGCCGGCGGCGTTTGCAATTGCTGGCGGTGGCCGGCTTTGCCCTCACCTCGGTGCTCTGCGGTCTCACCGAAACCTTGCCCCAGATGGTGGCGGCGCGCATCCTGCAGGGCGTCTTCGGCGCGCCCCTGATCCCGCTCTCGCAAGCTATCCTGCTCGACATCAACCCGCGCCACAAACACGGCTCCGCGATGGCCATCTGGGGCATGGGGGTGATGCTGGGCCCCATTCTCGGCCCCACCCTGGGCGGCTACCTCACCGATCTCTATCATTGGCGCCTGATCTTTCTCATCAACGTGCCGGTCTGTGCCGTGGCGCTGCTCGGGGCCTACGCCTTCGTGCCCGAGGCCGAGGCCACGAGCAAACGCCATTTCGACTGGCTCGGCTTTGCCAGCCTGGCGCTGGTCATCGGCACGCTGCAAACCATGCTCGATCGAGGCGAGCGGCTGGACTGGCTCGAATCCCCCGAGGTGCTGATCGAGCTGGCCATAATTGCCGCCGCGCTCTGGGTCTTTTTCGTGCACAGCGCCAGCACCCGCCACCCCTACATCAGCCCGCTGATCTGGCGTGACAAGAATTTCGCGCTGGGCATCTGCTTCGCCCTGATCATCGGCGTCGTGCTGGTGGCGACGATGATCCTGTTGCCCCCCTTCATGCAGCAGCTCAGGGGCTTTCCCGTGCTCACCGCCGGCCTGGTGCTGTCGCCGCGCGGCCTGGGCACCATGCTGGCCATGGTCGTGGTGGGCCGCCTGGTCGATCGCTTCGATCCGCGGCTTTTGATCGCCAGCGGCTTTCTCATGATCGCCTATTCGGGCTGGGACATGGCGGGCTTCAACCTCGAGGTGGCGGTGGCCGACCTGGTGCGCACCGGCTTTGTCCAGGGCGTCGGGTTGGGCTTCGTCTTCGTGCCGCTCAGTACCATCACCTTCGCCACCCTGGAGCCCCGTTTCCGTACCGAGGCGGCGGGCTTTTTCAGCCTTTGCCGCAACCTCGGGAGTTCCATTGGCGTCTCCATCGTGATCACCGTGCTGACCCGTTCGCTACGCATCAACCAAGCCGAGCTGGCCGAACACCTGACGCCCTTCGCCGCGGCGGCCAGGCTGCCGGGCAGCCCGGCCGCCCTCGAGGGTTTGCCGGCGCTGGCGCTTTGGCAGCACGAAGTGGGGCGCCAAGCCGCCATGATCGCCTACAATAACGACTTCCTGCTGCTGGCCTTCGGGGCGTTGGGTGTGGTGCCGCTATGCTTTCTGTTGCGCCGCCCCCACCCGCTTCCGGCCTGA